One segment of Danio aesculapii chromosome 3, fDanAes4.1, whole genome shotgun sequence DNA contains the following:
- the LOC130216901 gene encoding alpha-2-macroglobulin-like, which yields MAVMEISVWKWLNLVLFFCFVDGAKFIVEAPRPIEPVVTADELLSGPLFMVTFPSLIESGSDAKLCASLLKPTGSLTMTISLVDDKNTETQLVHQTSRRKLHRCFNFQAPQVNGDSVQTVRVVVQGQSFKMTEERKVLFRSYLPLTFIQTDKPLYNPGQTVNFRVVTMTDKLVPLDQMYNLVVLEDFRNIRINQWTNVSSINWILELSHVLIPEAQVGTYTLRAYIGDRMISQTFDVKKYVLPKFDVTVNTLQTYSVADVGLKVEACGKYTFGQPVPGQVLVEVCRQPLSFIQDPKVTSICLNKSTKTNNTGCASLTISTSSFFGTSFENNLQNSFAVNVNITEEGTGVVMSKSTTVSITFEVGKVTFVDLPKFYDYGSTVNGKISVSDFNGNPINSKAVYLLDSSIWPSKVLFNLTSNKNGFAKFSLDTTSFPKADLNLVASATPQSYFSYNSPYFTTDTQVVQLSKTAPSDNPTFSDLSIVKLEQPLKCGTTYPVTVKYSFVGETGDYSADIIYMVMSRGVIILHGFKSVQALASDTLTKGTVTFDLSILANMAPMVQILVFCVLPSQTVVTGSASFDTEKCFSNKVSLQFSPATAVPGEGNILTVSAQAGSLCGLSAIDQSVLIMQSGGRLNAEAVFNMLPLQSLSDYPYGVEDQQDCLNVRPRRAVPTDQAYNTFKSLGIKIATNLPVREPQCLKFKDLLYYRNFRGVIPFREAVFAMAKAPAPLAITEIGATGGSSVDVTIRTYFPETWIWQLALVGDSGLASVPLTVPDTITTWDTEAFCLSSNGFGLAPPVLLTSFQPFFLELTLPYSIIRGEAFELVATVFNYLLQCLKVQVTPTPSSNFTLTPINDQSPSTLSANWRKTIKWALTASVIGTVNVTISAEASPSQELCGDQDVTVPSRGRIDIVTRSLLVLAEGVERTFTRSWLLCPKGSMLSENVKITLPRNVIQGSARCSVSVIGDIMGRALNNLANLLQMPSGCGEQNMIILAPNIYILRYLTVTAQLTPTIQDTAMNYLLSGYQGELNYRHSDGSFSTFGYDPSNTWLTAFVMRTFGLARNFTYIDPNVLKSAKDWLISTQGSDGCFVQQGTLYHNDMKGGVGDNVTMTGYIVASLLEIGVPVTDPVITKALSFLRPLVGNLGNTYVTALLAYTFSLAGETNTRTQLLNSLRNIAISEGTTLHWSQTTSGDTLAVEISAYVLLAVLTVQPVTTSNLGYANRIVNWLVAQQNPYGGFTSTQDTVVALQALSLYAAQAFSPGGSSTVTVQSSVPAGDIFNFVVTPNNRLLYQRNSLNNFPGTYSVVARGSACASVQVACFYNIPTPVVVAKTLSVVAKVTGDCQASQVNLMLTFTVKYTGPKPTTNMVLVDIKVLSGFTADTSLLGSPPNFAPLVQRVDSEGDHVLVYLQEVPKGIPVTFSIQLTRAVAVQNLKPGVIYIYDYYQRNDKFETTYTSPCP from the exons ATGGCGGTGATGGAGATCAGTGTTTGGAAATGGCTCAATCTAGtccttttcttctgttttgttGATGGTGCCAAGTTTATTGTGGAAGCCCCAAGACCAATAGAACCAGTGGTCACTGCTGATGAACTGCTTTCAGGGCC GCTCTTCATGGTGACGTTTCCTTCATTGATTGAGTCCGGCTCTGATGCTAAACTGTGCGCTAGCCTTCTGAAGCCCACAGGAAGTCTCACAATGACCATTTCTCTGGTCGATGACAAAAATACAGAAACTCAACTCGTGCATCAGACGTCCCGGAGGAAGCTTCACAGATGTTTTAATTTCCAG GCTCCTCAAGTAAATGGAGATTCAGTGCAGACGGTGAGGGTGGTCGTTCAAGGACAGTCCTTCAAAATGACTGAAGAGCGTAAAGTGTTGTTCaggtcttatctgcctctgaccTTCATCCAGACAGACAAACCACTCTACAATCCAGGACAGACAG TGAATTTCAGAGTCGTCACCATGACTGATAAACTTGTGCCTCTTGACCAAATG TACAATCTGGTGGTGTTGGAG GACTTTCGTAATATCCGGATAAATCAATGGACAAATGTTTCCTCCATCAACTGGATTTTGGAGCTTTCTCATGTGTTGATCCCAGAAGCTCAGGTTGGGACGTACACACTGAGGGCTTATATTGGTGACCGAATGATCTCCCAGACTTTTGATGTGAAAAAATATG TTTTACCCAAGTTTGATGTGACCGTAAACACCCTGCAGACGTATAGTGTTGCAGATGTGGGACTGAAAGTTGAGGCTTGTGGAAA GTACACATTTGGGCAGCCTGTACCTGGTCAAGTGCTAGTGGAAGTGTGCCGTCAGCCTCTTAGCTTCATTCAGGATCCTAAAGTGACCAGCATTTGTCTGAATAAATCCACTAAG ACAAACAACACTGGCTGTGCCTCTCTAACAATCAGTACATCATCGTTTTTTGGCACCAGTTTTGAGAATAACCTGCAAAATTCCTTTGCTGTTAATGTCAACATCACCGAGGAGGGAACAG GTGTAGTCATGTCCAAATCCACAACAGTGTCCATTACATTTGAAGTTGGCAAGGTGACATTCGTGGATCTCCCAAAGTTCTATGATTATGGATCAACTGTGAATGGCAAG ATCTCTGTGTCTGATTTCAATGGTAACCCAATCAATAGCAAGGCAGTTTATCTCCTGGACAGCAGCATATGGCCCAGCAAAGTGCTGTTCAATTTGACCTCAAACAAGAACGGATTTGCCAAGTTCTCCCTTGACACTACTAGTTTTCCTAAAGCTGATCTGAATCTTGTG GCAAGTGCAACTCCACAGTCTTATTTTAGTTACAATTCGCCATACTTCACTACAGATACACAGGTGGTTCAGCTTTCCAAAACTGCTCCTTCTGACAACCCAACCTTTAGTGATCTGTCTATAGTGAAGCTTGAGCAGCCGCTGAAGTGTGGCACCACTTATCCAGTGACTGTCAAGTATTCATTTGTTGGAGAGACTGGCGACTACAGTGCTGACATCATCTATAtg GTCATGTCCAGAGGAGTGATAATTCTCCATGGGTTTAAAAGTGTTCAAGCTCTGGCTTCAGATACGCTCACGAAGGGCACAGTGACTTTTGATCTCTCAATTCTTGCCAATATGGCTCCGATGGTGCAGATTCTGGTCTTCTGTGTTCTACCTAGTCAGACTGTAGTGACTGGTAGTGCATCTTTTGACACGGAGAAATGTTTCTCAAACAAG GTTTCTCTGCAGTTCTCTCCCGCTACAGCTGTTCCTGGTGAAGGAAATATTTTGACCGTCTCTGCTCAAGCAGGATCTCTGTGTGGCCTCAGTGCTATAGATCAGAGTGTTCTGATCATGCAGTCAGGAGGACGTCTAAACGCAGAGgcg GTGTTTAACATGCTCCCACTCCAGTCACTATCTGATTATCCATATGGTGTTGAAGATCAACAAGACTGCCTAAATGTTCGACCCCGTCGAGCTGTTCCAACAGATCAGGCTTATAACACCTTCAAG AGTTTGGGGATCAAGATTGCAACAAATCTGCCTGTTCGAGAGCCTCAGTGCCTGAAGTTCAAAGACCTGCTATACTATCGCAACTTCCGGGGTG TAATTCCATTTCGGGAGGCTGTTTTTGCTATGGCTAAGGCTCCAGCTCCTTTAGCAATAACAGAAATTGGAGCAACTGGAGGTTCGTCTGTTGATGTGACCATAAGGACTTACTTTCCAGAAACATGGATATGgcagcttgctcttgtggg GGACTCTGGGTTAGCATCAGTTCCCCTTACAGTTCCTGATACAATCACCACATGGGACACTGAGGCCTTCTGTCTGTCCTCCAATGGTTTTGGTCTGGCTCCACCAGTTCTGCTGACTTCCTTCCAGCCCTTCTTCCTAGAGCTCACCCTGCCTTACTCCATAATCCGTGGGGAGGCTTTTGAGCTAGTGGCCACAGTCTTCAACTACCTGTTGCAATGCCTCAAG GTTCAAGTGACTCCAACACCATCCTCCAACTTTACTCTAACACCCATTAATGATCAGTCTCCATCCACTCTCTCTGCCAACTGGAGAAAGACCATCAAATGGGCTTTAACTGCTTCTGTTATtg GAACTGTAAACGTGACCATTAGTGCTGAGGCCAGTCCATCCCAGGAATTGTGCGGCGATCAGGATGTGACCGTACCATCAAGAGGACGCATTGACATAGTCACTCGAAGTCTGCTGGTTCTG GCTGAAGGAGTGGAAAGGACCTTCACACGGAGTTGGTTACTTTGTCCAAAGG GAAGCATGCTTTCAGAGAATGTGAAGATCACACTTCCAAGAAATGTCATCCAGGGATCAGCCAGATGCTCCGTATCAGTCATTG GGGACATAATGGGTCGTGCACTGAACAACCTGGCCAATTTGCTACAGATGCCTTCTGGCTGTGGAGAACAGAATATGATCATTCTTGCTCCCAATATTTACATCCTTCGGTATCTGACAGTAACTGCGCAGCTCACCCCAACCATCCAAGACACTGCCATGAATTATCTTCTGAGTG GATATCAAGGAGAGCTGAACTACAGGCACAGTGACGGTTCATTCAGCACTTTTGGTTACGATCCATCCAATACATG GTTGACCGCTTTTGTCATGAGGACTTTTGGCCTAGCAAGGAACTTCACCTACATAGATCCCAATGTTCTTAAGAGTGCAAAGGACTGGTTGATTAGCACGCAGGGTTCAGATGGCTGTTTTGTGCAGCAGGGCACTCTGTACCACAATGACATGAAG GGTGGAGTTGGTGATAATGTGACCATGACTGGCTACATTGTTGCATCACTGCTCGAAATAGGCGTCCCTGTCACG GATCCTGTCATTACTAAGGCTCTGTCATTTTTGAGGCCTCTTGTTGGGAATCTGGGAAACACTTATGTAACTGCTCTGCTCGCCTACACCTTCAGTCTGGCTGGAGAGACCAACACTCGAACACAGCTTTTAAATTCCTTGAGAAACATTGCCATTTCTGAAG GTACTACTCTCCACTGGTCTCAGACTACATCTGGTGATACTCTGGCAGTGGAGATCAGTGCATATGTGCTGCTAGCGGTTCTCACGGTACAGCCTGTGACTACTTCTAATCTGGGCTATGCTAACCGCATTGTCAACTGGCTCGTGGCCCAGCAGAATCCCTATGGTGGTTTCACCTCCACTCAG gacaCAGTGGTGGCTCTTCAGGCCTTGTCTCTGTATGCTGCTCAAGCGTTCAGCCCTGGAGGCTCCAGCACTGTTACAGTTCAGTCCTCAGTGCCAGCAGGAGACATTTTCAACTTTGTTGTGACTCCCAACAACCGCTTGCTGTATCAGAGAAATTCACTGAACAACTTCCCAGGCACATATAGTGTTGTAGCAAGGGGATCTGCCTGTGCTTCTGTACAG GTTGCCTGTTTCTACAACATCCCTACTCCTGTTGTGGTTGCCAAAACATTGAGTGTTGTTGCGAAGGTGACTGGAGACTGCCAGGCTTCACAAGTCAATCTGATGTTGACCTTCACTGTCAA ATACACTGGTCCAAAGCCAACTACTAACATGGTTCTGGTGGACATCAAGGTGTTGTCAGGATTCACTGCAGACACCTCACTG CTTGGATCCCCACCTAATTTTGCTCCATTAGTGCAGAGGGTTGATTCAGAGGGTGATCATGTCCTCGTCTATCTACAAGAG GTTCCCAAAGGTATTCCAGTAACCTTCAGTATACAGCTGACACGGGCTGTAGCAGTGCAGAATCTCAAGCCAGGGGTCATCTACATTTATGACTATTACCAGAGAA atgATAAATTTGAGACCACGTACACATCCCCCTGTCCATGA